Proteins co-encoded in one Campylobacter concisus genomic window:
- a CDS encoding radical SAM protein: MKMFSKRIKGHSVAPSKRPDMVSEDELWEFLESAPDDNEGVIYIHVPFCDNICSFCSMNRTKLEDELDDYTKFLLSEIEKYSATNYLKSKKIGSVYFGGGTPTILKERHLEQVINALKRSFNILPECEFSLESTLHNLNISKLRLLSELGVNRYSIGVQTFSEAGRKLLNRTHSSEAAIKHLHDLREKFNGMLCVDIIYNYPNESVDEVVRDARLVRELGIDSASFYSLQFLDGSVLSKTISEDYYDVEVDKRLHHAFLDEILSQDDYEILEYTKVAKKGRDQYKYIRLSHAGADVLPLGKGAGGRLGEFGIYNMSQKMKVMGRMSARQMEFDKFVNLFQYPQISLERVFKFVSQTCANELMELFKKCEENGYLKIENGFLNFTKDGVFWGNSIANTVMEISKKEFL, from the coding sequence ATGAAAATGTTTAGTAAGCGTATAAAAGGTCATAGCGTAGCTCCTTCAAAAAGACCTGATATGGTGAGTGAAGATGAGCTATGGGAATTTTTAGAGAGTGCGCCAGACGATAATGAGGGAGTCATCTATATCCATGTGCCATTTTGTGACAATATATGCTCGTTTTGCTCGATGAATAGGACAAAGCTTGAGGATGAGCTTGATGATTATACAAAATTTTTACTAAGCGAGATAGAAAAATACTCCGCCACGAACTACTTAAAAAGCAAGAAAATAGGTAGCGTATATTTTGGTGGCGGTACTCCGACGATACTAAAAGAGAGACACTTAGAGCAGGTGATAAACGCACTTAAGAGAAGTTTTAATATCCTGCCTGAGTGTGAATTTAGCTTAGAAAGTACGCTTCATAATCTAAATATAAGCAAACTACGTCTTTTAAGCGAGCTTGGCGTAAATCGTTATAGCATCGGCGTCCAAACATTTAGTGAAGCTGGTAGAAAGCTACTAAATCGCACGCATAGCTCGGAGGCAGCGATAAAACACTTACATGATCTGCGTGAGAAATTTAACGGAATGCTTTGTGTGGATATCATATATAACTATCCTAATGAAAGTGTAGATGAGGTGGTGAGAGATGCTAGGTTGGTGCGTGAGCTCGGCATTGACAGTGCGAGTTTTTATTCGCTTCAGTTTTTAGATGGCTCGGTGCTTAGCAAGACCATAAGCGAGGATTATTACGACGTAGAGGTCGATAAGCGTTTACACCACGCCTTTTTGGATGAAATTTTAAGTCAAGATGACTATGAAATTTTAGAGTATACAAAGGTGGCCAAAAAGGGCAGGGACCAATATAAATATATAAGGCTCTCTCATGCAGGTGCTGATGTTTTGCCTCTTGGCAAAGGTGCTGGCGGTAGGCTAGGGGAGTTTGGTATCTACAACATGAGCCAAAAGATGAAAGTTATGGGCCGTATGAGTGCGAGACAAATGGAGTTTGATAAATTTGTAAATCTTTTTCAGTATCCGCAAATAAGCCTTGAGCGTGTTTTTAAATTTGTGAGCCAGACGTGTGCTAATGAGCTTATGGAACTTTTTAAAAAATGCGAAGAAAATGGATATTTGAAAATAGAAAACGGCTTTTTAAATTTTACAAAAGATGGCGTATTTTGGGGAAATTCTATCGCAAATACAGTGATGGAAATTTCTAAGAAGGAGTTTTTATGA
- a CDS encoding FecCD family ABC transporter permease, with protein MQSSTKLAVLLIVLIVLLSFVSLSIGGSDISMSEILNFIFNNKIDEMKETILFDIRLPRLVMALLIGMLLASSGVVTQSVFLNPLADPYIIGIAASATFGAVVAYLLGLSEIYYGIFAFLSSSLLTLAIFGVYNRSRSIATLLIIGIAFSSFLGAFTSFATYLIGEDSFKIVAWMMGYLGSATWQKVGIIAIPLIFCMIYFYLKRFELTILLSGEDEAKSLGIDVDALKKRLLVIASLTVAFSVAFTGMIGFVGLIIPHSFRMLLNTSNNAILLPLSTLGGGAFLLACDVVGKSVLSPVEVPVGVISAFFGAPFFLFLALYLKRSVH; from the coding sequence ATGCAGAGTAGTACCAAGCTTGCCGTTTTGCTTATTGTGCTCATTGTTTTGCTCTCTTTTGTCTCGCTTAGTATAGGCGGTTCTGACATAAGTATGAGTGAGATTTTAAATTTTATATTTAATAACAAAATAGATGAGATGAAAGAGACCATCTTGTTTGACATTAGACTTCCAAGACTTGTAATGGCTCTGCTTATAGGCATGCTTTTGGCTAGCTCTGGCGTTGTAACACAAAGCGTCTTTTTAAATCCGCTTGCAGACCCATATATCATCGGTATAGCCGCATCTGCGACATTTGGAGCGGTAGTGGCATATCTTCTTGGATTATCAGAAATTTACTATGGTATCTTTGCCTTTTTGTCTTCGAGCCTGCTTACACTTGCCATTTTTGGAGTTTACAACCGTAGTCGCTCTATTGCTACACTTCTTATAATTGGTATCGCTTTTTCATCATTTCTAGGCGCATTTACGAGTTTTGCGACATATCTTATTGGCGAGGATAGTTTTAAGATAGTGGCATGGATGATGGGTTATTTAGGTTCTGCCACATGGCAGAAGGTCGGCATAATCGCTATTCCACTTATCTTTTGCATGATATATTTTTATCTAAAACGCTTTGAATTAACGATACTTTTAAGCGGAGAGGATGAGGCAAAAAGCCTTGGTATAGATGTCGATGCACTTAAAAAGCGTCTGCTTGTTATAGCCTCGCTTACGGTTGCTTTTTCAGTAGCATTTACCGGTATGATAGGCTTTGTTGGGCTCATCATTCCACACTCTTTTAGAATGCTTTTAAACACCTCAAACAACGCTATTTTGCTACCGCTTTCTACTCTTGGAGGAGGAGCTTTTTTGCTAGCTTGTGACGTTGTAGGGAAGAGTGTTTTAAGCCCAGTTGAAGTGCCTGTTGGTGTCATTAGTGCATTTTTTGGAGCGCCATTTTTTCTATTTTTAGCACTTTATCTAAAAAGGAGTGTGCATTGA
- a CDS encoding ABC transporter substrate-binding protein, giving the protein MKKLFLVFAFLFGFSGVSLNAKNIVVLDPAVVEMMYMLEAEDQIAAISTLEFGKIWPEDKTEKLKSVGTYTKPNLERVVELKPDLVVTSFHSDGVNADLAKFGIKTLTMQANSIDDICKNIEKMGEITGKVERAGELVAKIKQDFLKFQNSKLSGKKILGVYAATPLVAFNDASLPGDMFAKFGMKNVAGGLTGAMPIVQNEFILAQNPDFIIVAGMKDGSDFLSQNPVLKATNAAKNSKILNVPSSLILRGTPRINEAASELFKILDK; this is encoded by the coding sequence ATGAAAAAATTGTTTTTAGTTTTTGCATTTTTGTTTGGTTTTAGTGGTGTTAGCTTAAACGCTAAAAATATCGTTGTGCTTGATCCTGCGGTGGTTGAGATGATGTATATGCTGGAGGCTGAAGATCAGATCGCTGCTATCTCTACACTTGAGTTTGGCAAGATTTGGCCTGAGGACAAGACAGAAAAGCTAAAAAGTGTTGGCACTTATACAAAGCCAAATTTGGAGCGAGTGGTTGAGCTTAAGCCAGATCTCGTCGTTACTAGCTTTCACTCTGATGGTGTAAATGCCGACCTTGCTAAATTTGGCATAAAAACGCTCACAATGCAGGCAAATAGCATAGATGATATCTGCAAAAATATAGAAAAAATGGGCGAGATCACAGGTAAGGTAGAGCGTGCTGGCGAGCTTGTGGCTAAGATAAAGCAGGACTTTTTAAAATTTCAAAACTCAAAGCTAAGTGGTAAGAAAATTTTAGGCGTTTATGCAGCTACTCCTCTAGTTGCTTTTAACGATGCTAGCTTGCCTGGGGATATGTTTGCTAAATTTGGTATGAAAAACGTAGCAGGAGGCTTAACTGGAGCAATGCCTATCGTTCAAAATGAGTTTATCCTAGCACAAAATCCAGATTTTATAATAGTTGCAGGCATGAAAGATGGCAGTGACTTTTTATCACAAAATCCAGTACTAAAAGCAACTAATGCAGCCAAAAATTCTAAAATTTTAAACGTTCCATCAAGTCTTATATTACGCGGTACACCTCGCATAAATGAGGCTGCAAGTGAGCTATTTAAGATACTTGATAAGTGA
- a CDS encoding flavodoxin family protein translates to MKSIVIYTSKSGNTKKIAEAIAGELNCEALNFADAGELNLSEFDFIALGYYIDQGSPEKEFKKFITQNVKNKKMGFFITLGADVPSAHATQAIDQGKELFVQNGNEVLRTFICQGAIAPEVIEQLKKLGKAMPDDPRFALTPERLERWERAKTHPDEADVKAAKEAFRGVEI, encoded by the coding sequence ATGAAAAGTATCGTGATATACACATCAAAAAGTGGAAATACAAAAAAAATAGCAGAGGCTATTGCTGGTGAGCTTAACTGTGAGGCGCTAAATTTTGCCGATGCTGGTGAGCTAAATTTGAGTGAGTTTGACTTTATTGCACTTGGTTACTACATAGATCAGGGCTCTCCGGAGAAGGAATTTAAGAAATTTATCACCCAAAATGTAAAAAATAAAAAAATGGGTTTTTTTATAACACTTGGTGCTGATGTGCCAAGTGCACATGCCACGCAGGCGATAGATCAAGGCAAAGAGCTGTTTGTGCAAAATGGCAATGAAGTTTTGCGCACATTTATCTGTCAAGGTGCGATCGCTCCTGAGGTGATAGAACAGCTAAAAAAACTTGGTAAAGCTATGCCTGATGATCCGAGATTTGCTCTAACGCCTGAGCGACTAGAGCGATGGGAACGAGCTAAAACGCATCCAGATGAGGCTGATGTAAAAGCCGCAAAGGAAGCATTTAGAGGGGTTGAAATTTAA
- a CDS encoding HugZ family heme oxygenase, whose amino-acid sequence MKQRALDHMNKDHLDIVIEFCKKFSGVAEPTNVKMTDINEDGMEITCDQAKTFVPFLSKAGGDGFRESIIELYMSIKGDTNSSSVQGGMMKFINGFKTVVISSILDGQAVSSYSPFIKENDEFYICISSVANHYHSIKQNPDKISLLFIQDEKDAKSLFARVRVSFEAKAEFMNESVRDEFMAKFESAFANESALAFIKEMKDFYIVKLTPTKGRYVKGFGAAYDTVGLQVVDSGRVNNPHTKK is encoded by the coding sequence TTGAAACAAAGAGCATTAGACCACATGAATAAGGATCATCTGGATATAGTGATCGAGTTTTGTAAGAAATTTAGTGGGGTAGCTGAGCCTACAAATGTCAAAATGACTGATATAAATGAAGATGGCATGGAAATAACATGCGATCAGGCAAAAACATTTGTACCATTTTTAAGCAAAGCAGGCGGAGATGGTTTTAGGGAGTCGATCATTGAGCTTTATATGAGTATCAAGGGCGATACAAACAGCTCTAGTGTGCAAGGCGGAATGATGAAATTTATAAATGGCTTTAAAACTGTCGTGATCTCAAGCATTCTTGACGGACAAGCGGTTTCGTCGTATTCACCTTTTATAAAAGAAAACGATGAGTTTTACATCTGCATATCATCAGTAGCAAATCACTACCACTCAATAAAGCAAAACCCAGATAAAATTTCACTTCTTTTTATTCAGGATGAAAAAGACGCAAAAAGCTTATTTGCTCGCGTCAGAGTGAGTTTTGAAGCTAAAGCTGAGTTTATGAATGAGAGCGTAAGAGATGAGTTTATGGCTAAATTTGAGAGTGCCTTTGCAAATGAATCAGCACTTGCATTTATTAAAGAGATGAAAGACTTCTATATAGTAAAACTCACCCCAACAAAAGGCAGATATGTAAAAGGCTTTGGCGCAGCATATGACACAGTAGGACTCCAAGTTGTCGATAGTGGCAGAGTAAACAACCCTCATACTAAAAAATAA
- a CDS encoding ABC transporter ATP-binding protein, which produces MSVEVSNLSFSYVQTNVLSDINFTAKSGKFIGLLGSNGCGKSTLLKCVLNLLHPSAGSVKIFEKDVQSYSTKELARTTSFVPQKSALTMPLSVFELVLMGRYAHLKSSFSGYSSHDIALVNEVLQTFGLAKFKDRVANSLSGGEFARALLARAIVSEPKVLLLDEPTSALDLSHAIEVLKLCSRLTRELNLVTIAVLHDLNLASLICDEILMLKDGVIAYKGGTKELYRPEILDEIYGLKADIIYKNDMPFVLPK; this is translated from the coding sequence TTGAGTGTTGAGGTTTCAAATTTAAGCTTTTCATACGTCCAAACAAATGTGCTAAGTGATATAAATTTCACTGCTAAAAGCGGCAAATTTATAGGGCTTTTGGGCTCTAATGGATGTGGTAAATCAACACTTTTAAAATGTGTCTTAAATTTGCTTCACCCAAGTGCTGGATCTGTCAAAATTTTTGAAAAAGATGTACAAAGCTACAGCACAAAGGAGCTTGCGAGAACGACTAGTTTTGTGCCTCAAAAAAGTGCACTTACGATGCCATTAAGCGTTTTTGAGCTTGTTTTGATGGGTAGATATGCTCATTTAAAAAGCTCTTTTAGTGGTTATAGCTCTCATGATATTGCCCTAGTTAATGAGGTTTTGCAGACGTTTGGACTGGCTAAATTTAAAGACCGAGTGGCAAACTCACTAAGTGGTGGCGAATTTGCTAGGGCTTTGCTTGCTCGTGCAATAGTTAGTGAACCTAAAGTTTTGCTACTTGATGAGCCTACATCAGCCCTTGATCTAAGCCATGCCATAGAGGTGCTAAAGCTTTGCTCTCGTCTAACACGTGAGTTAAATTTGGTAACTATTGCGGTGCTTCATGATCTAAATTTAGCCTCACTAATATGCGATGAAATTTTAATGCTAAAAGATGGCGTGATCGCTTATAAAGGAGGCACAAAAGAACTTTATAGACCAGAAATTTTAGACGAAATTTACGGCCTTAAGGCAGATATCATATATAAAAATGATATGCCATTTGTTTTACCGAAATGA
- a CDS encoding TonB-dependent receptor domain-containing protein: MKKASLVVLLCAGLNLLAQESENIKEVELGGVEVTAEEENVKNKKISEVKKTASELTKQQVSDTRDMVRYDTGVSVVETGRFGSSGYAIRGVDENRVAISIDGLNQAETLSSQGFKDLFEGYGNFNNTRNGVEIENIQQVNITKGADSIKTGSGALGGSVMFETKDARDYLTEKDWFYGFKAQKSSANDESLFSHTMAARAKWFDILFITTKRDGHEMKNWGYKTYDDSVLGKEREKPDPYSIKTDSRLFKFGVNFNETNRFSVGIDRSTKETMGTDWSYKFALFQSGNTNDIVYSTDTRHVNDKNKRENIFYTYENYDENPLWDSMKLTYSKQKIQLKARTDEYCDKNDCQGLLNPSGLKLNNEGKLVDKYGGELSTKTIQKEFYPGANFFYDENIVVDSHGDEVKDTFYEGISNKPSLLSGASNIYVDCNQYDCSKPLTLFDKNTYTYKTYNLTPKDMPDGNGKYAEITPKTPGGEELFLPRAPGYIENNWKDRDLNTDTKQLNLDATKEFSLFKMDHALKYGGLYNQTDKSMTNRQGYEAYNKAWWAKYFFGKADASKGAAILGDWKPNKCMPYKGNEFTTLCSHEDDTFSFLIPVETKTKAFYLGDDISLTEILSVDLNYRFDKITHNPSYIPGKTPKLPTDLFAGVFIPFTIPPGTNKEEAKRIKTKNAEENALYLASQKRDFTHHSYSLATNFDPFDHVRLQAKYANGFRAPTSDEIYFTFQHPDFTIFPNLALQPEIAKTKEFAVTLHNSPSFFTINLFQTDYKNFIDLKYLRRGKLTYGNAGSRMPVEIYQNVNRAKARVRGVELSANLDLEQVYSGLSGFNVGYKYLYQKGRMSVDESGKLDAPMNAIQPAKFVYNVGYHTRNDKFGANLYMTHVKAKRPEDTYNIYAKDDPDAKNTYVRYVSNTYSLFDFVAFYRPMKNFTFTAGVYNITDRKYTSWDSARSIRTFGTNNMVNKDTGRGLARFYSPGRNFKLTFEMTF, from the coding sequence ATGAAAAAGGCTTCACTAGTTGTTTTGCTTTGTGCTGGCTTAAATTTGCTAGCCCAAGAGAGTGAAAATATAAAAGAAGTTGAACTTGGCGGAGTAGAGGTAACGGCGGAAGAAGAAAATGTAAAAAATAAAAAGATTAGTGAAGTAAAAAAGACAGCAAGTGAGCTTACTAAACAACAAGTAAGCGATACTAGAGATATGGTGCGCTATGACACTGGTGTCAGCGTAGTTGAGACTGGTCGCTTTGGTTCTAGCGGATATGCTATAAGAGGTGTTGATGAAAACCGCGTAGCTATCAGTATCGATGGACTTAATCAAGCTGAAACACTTTCATCACAGGGCTTTAAGGATCTCTTTGAAGGATATGGAAATTTTAACAACACAAGAAATGGTGTCGAGATAGAAAATATCCAACAAGTAAATATTACAAAAGGTGCAGATAGCATAAAAACTGGCTCAGGCGCACTTGGTGGCTCCGTGATGTTTGAAACAAAGGACGCTAGAGATTATCTTACAGAAAAAGACTGGTTTTACGGCTTTAAAGCACAAAAATCCTCAGCAAATGACGAAAGTCTTTTTTCTCATACCATGGCTGCACGTGCGAAGTGGTTTGATATTCTCTTTATCACTACAAAAAGAGATGGTCATGAGATGAAAAACTGGGGATACAAAACATACGATGATAGCGTACTAGGCAAAGAGAGAGAAAAGCCAGATCCTTACTCCATAAAAACAGATAGTAGACTGTTTAAATTTGGCGTAAATTTTAATGAGACTAATCGCTTTAGCGTAGGTATTGACAGAAGCACAAAAGAGACAATGGGAACTGACTGGTCGTATAAATTTGCTCTTTTTCAAAGTGGTAATACAAATGACATAGTCTATAGCACCGACACAAGGCACGTAAATGACAAAAATAAGCGCGAAAATATCTTTTACACATACGAAAACTACGATGAAAATCCACTTTGGGATAGCATGAAGCTAACCTACTCAAAACAAAAGATCCAGCTAAAAGCAAGGACTGATGAGTACTGCGATAAAAACGACTGTCAGGGCCTGCTAAATCCATCAGGATTAAAGTTAAATAACGAAGGTAAACTGGTGGATAAATATGGTGGTGAGCTAAGCACTAAAACAATACAAAAAGAATTCTATCCTGGAGCTAATTTTTTTTATGATGAAAATATAGTAGTTGATAGTCATGGAGACGAGGTAAAAGATACTTTTTATGAAGGTATATCAAACAAACCATCTCTTTTATCTGGAGCATCTAATATTTATGTTGATTGTAACCAATACGACTGCTCAAAACCACTAACTCTTTTTGATAAAAATACCTATACATACAAAACTTATAATCTAACTCCAAAAGATATGCCAGATGGAAATGGAAAATATGCAGAGATTACCCCAAAAACCCCAGGAGGGGAGGAACTATTTTTGCCAAGAGCTCCAGGATACATTGAAAATAACTGGAAAGATAGGGATCTAAATACCGATACAAAACAGCTAAATTTAGATGCGACAAAGGAATTTAGTCTATTTAAAATGGATCACGCCTTAAAATACGGTGGGCTTTATAACCAAACAGATAAAAGTATGACAAATAGACAAGGATACGAAGCATACAACAAAGCATGGTGGGCAAAATACTTTTTTGGCAAGGCTGATGCAAGCAAGGGAGCCGCTATACTTGGCGACTGGAAACCAAATAAGTGTATGCCATATAAAGGAAACGAATTTACAACACTTTGTAGCCATGAAGATGATACGTTTAGCTTCTTAATACCAGTTGAGACGAAGACAAAGGCATTTTATCTAGGTGATGATATATCTTTGACTGAAATTTTAAGCGTTGATTTAAACTATAGATTTGACAAAATAACACACAATCCAAGCTATATACCAGGCAAAACACCAAAGCTACCAACTGATCTTTTTGCTGGTGTTTTTATACCTTTTACCATACCGCCTGGCACTAATAAAGAAGAAGCAAAAAGGATAAAAACCAAAAATGCCGAAGAAAATGCACTATACCTAGCAAGTCAAAAGAGGGATTTTACACATCATTCATATTCACTTGCGACAAATTTTGATCCATTTGATCACGTAAGACTTCAGGCAAAATACGCAAATGGCTTTAGAGCCCCAACATCTGATGAAATTTATTTTACATTTCAACATCCTGATTTTACGATATTTCCAAATTTAGCCCTTCAGCCTGAGATTGCAAAAACAAAAGAATTTGCTGTGACTCTTCACAACTCACCTAGCTTTTTTACGATAAATCTCTTTCAAACCGACTATAAAAATTTCATCGATCTAAAATACCTCCGTCGTGGCAAACTAACATACGGTAATGCCGGTAGCAGAATGCCCGTGGAAATATACCAAAACGTAAATAGGGCAAAGGCTCGCGTAAGAGGTGTTGAACTAAGTGCAAATCTAGACCTAGAGCAAGTTTATAGTGGACTAAGTGGCTTTAATGTCGGCTATAAATACCTATATCAAAAAGGTAGAATGTCAGTAGATGAGAGTGGCAAGCTAGACGCTCCAATGAATGCCATCCAGCCAGCGAAATTTGTCTATAACGTCGGATATCACACAAGAAATGATAAATTTGGAGCAAATCTATATATGACGCACGTAAAAGCAAAACGTCCAGAAGATACTTACAATATCTATGCCAAAGATGATCCAGATGCAAAAAATACTTATGTTAGATATGTCAGTAATACATATAGTCTATTTGATTTTGTAGCGTTTTACAGACCGATGAAAAATTTCACATTTACAGCAGGTGTGTATAACATCACAGATAGAAAATACACAAGCTGGGATAGTGCAAGAAGTATAAGGACTTTTGGCACAAACAATATGGTCAATAAAGATACTGGTAGGGGTCTTGCTAGATTTTACTCGCCTGGCAGAAATTTCAAGCTGACATTTGAGATGACGTTTTAA
- the rpoD gene encoding RNA polymerase sigma factor RpoD: MSAAKDSFSQIEELFAENAKGFLTYEKLVKLLDKAPTATIVKKIEQLAKTNKVQLITSAEAAKLRNLADAKKRQENAQKSDQDIDEDLDLSGESDLLEWSRSDSPVRMYLREMGQIALLTKDEEVEISKRIELGEDIIIDAFCSVPFLIDFILDYKEPLINRERRVKELFKSFEDESENEENEDSEDDIDEEDEENEENEAPKKSAKNDKRAEKVIESFKALEKAKKEWLKTANKQDKVESDDTASKMTLAFKKKILKEKLMDLGPTSKLISEIVKSMETALKSDDEFDRELKRLEYRLPMFSDELKKNHKSILKDIIKLSKEEIAARVPEATMVSTYVEIKKLFTTKEASKQGFDLEPTRLKEILEQIKRGKKISDEAKARMAKSNLRLVVSIAKRYTNRGLPFLDLIQEGNIGLMKAVDKFEYRKGYKFSTYATWWIRQAISRAIADQARTIRIPIHMIETINRINKINRKYLQEEGKEPDVSIIAKEVGLSVDKVKQVIKITKEPISLEAPIANEEDGKFGDFVEDKSSLSPIEQILKSDLREQIDDVLSQLNEREKAVISMRFGLLEDESDRTLEEIGKALNVTRERVRQIESSAIKKLKHPKVGRKLKNYIEG; this comes from the coding sequence ATGAGCGCCGCAAAAGACTCTTTTTCTCAGATAGAAGAGCTTTTCGCTGAAAATGCAAAAGGCTTTTTGACATACGAAAAATTAGTAAAATTATTAGACAAAGCTCCGACTGCTACGATAGTAAAAAAAATAGAACAACTAGCAAAAACAAATAAAGTCCAGCTCATCACATCTGCTGAGGCTGCAAAACTTAGAAATTTAGCTGATGCTAAAAAGCGCCAAGAAAACGCTCAAAAAAGTGATCAAGATATCGACGAAGATCTCGATCTTTCAGGTGAAAGTGACCTTTTAGAGTGGTCAAGATCTGATAGTCCAGTGAGGATGTATCTAAGAGAGATGGGGCAGATCGCGCTTCTTACAAAAGATGAAGAAGTTGAGATCAGCAAAAGGATTGAGCTTGGCGAAGATATCATTATCGATGCATTTTGTTCTGTGCCATTTTTGATCGATTTCATACTTGACTATAAAGAGCCGCTCATCAATAGAGAACGCCGTGTAAAAGAGCTTTTTAAAAGCTTTGAAGACGAGAGTGAAAACGAAGAAAATGAAGATAGCGAAGACGATATAGACGAGGAAGATGAAGAAAACGAAGAAAACGAAGCTCCTAAAAAATCAGCCAAAAACGACAAGCGCGCAGAAAAAGTTATAGAGAGTTTCAAGGCCCTCGAAAAGGCAAAAAAAGAGTGGCTAAAGACTGCAAATAAGCAAGATAAAGTTGAGAGCGATGACACAGCTTCAAAGATGACTCTTGCATTTAAAAAGAAAATTTTAAAAGAGAAGCTAATGGATCTTGGCCCAACAAGCAAGTTAATTAGCGAGATAGTAAAATCAATGGAGACAGCACTAAAAAGTGATGACGAATTTGATAGAGAGCTAAAACGCTTGGAGTATCGCCTACCAATGTTTAGCGACGAGCTTAAAAAAAATCACAAAAGCATACTAAAAGATATCATCAAGCTTAGTAAAGAAGAGATCGCAGCTCGTGTGCCAGAAGCTACGATGGTCTCAACTTATGTCGAGATCAAAAAGCTATTTACGACAAAAGAGGCAAGCAAGCAAGGCTTTGATCTTGAACCAACAAGGCTAAAAGAAATTTTAGAGCAGATCAAACGCGGAAAGAAAATTTCTGACGAGGCAAAAGCTAGAATGGCTAAGTCAAACCTCCGTCTAGTCGTAAGTATCGCAAAACGCTATACAAACAGGGGCTTGCCGTTTTTAGATCTCATCCAAGAGGGCAACATCGGTCTTATGAAGGCGGTTGATAAATTTGAATATAGAAAAGGCTATAAATTTTCAACCTACGCCACATGGTGGATCCGCCAGGCTATTTCGCGCGCGATCGCTGATCAGGCAAGGACGATTAGGATACCTATCCACATGATAGAAACGATAAATCGTATCAACAAAATAAACCGCAAATACCTCCAAGAAGAGGGGAAAGAGCCTGATGTAAGCATTATTGCAAAAGAGGTTGGGCTAAGCGTTGATAAGGTAAAGCAAGTTATCAAGATCACAAAAGAACCTATCAGCCTCGAAGCTCCGATCGCAAACGAAGAAGACGGTAAATTTGGAGATTTTGTCGAGGATAAAAGCTCACTTTCTCCGATAGAGCAAATTTTAAAAAGTGACCTTAGAGAGCAGATAGATGACGTACTTTCGCAGCTAAATGAGCGCGAAAAAGCGGTTATTTCGATGAGATTTGGCTTGCTTGAAGATGAGAGCGACCGCACACTTGAAGAGATCGGCAAGGCACTAAATGTCACTCGCGAGCGTGTTCGCCAGATAGAAAGCTCAGCTATCAAAAAACTAAAACACCCAAAAGTTGGTAGAAAACTTAAAAACTACATTGAGGGCTAA
- a CDS encoding flagellin yields the protein MKLGTYTANQASGNYYLDQAKNSEKKALNAISANSEIKASGANLQIAESLLSQTNVLNEGLANANDMIGMLQIADSTLLNLGKSTDRIGELSSKLTNPTLSANEQKGIKGEINALRNAMNDSVKEAKFNGKNVFDAELGFFTGESTKNINLGTNALLNVKDDGSNTGEILKNINSLRSEIGSTQNAVFRGINALAARSVANANSVENLDSSDIAKSLEENLRANLKLHAASLVKAHDTTSLATKLDKLLAE from the coding sequence ATGAAGTTAGGAACTTATACTGCAAACCAGGCTTCAGGAAACTATTATTTAGATCAAGCAAAAAATAGCGAGAAGAAAGCGCTAAATGCTATCTCTGCAAATAGCGAGATCAAAGCATCAGGTGCAAATTTGCAAATCGCAGAGAGTTTGCTTTCGCAAACAAATGTCTTGAACGAAGGTTTGGCAAATGCAAACGATATGATCGGTATGCTTCAAATCGCTGATTCAACGCTTTTAAATTTAGGTAAAAGTACGGATAGAATAGGCGAGCTTTCAAGTAAGCTTACAAATCCTACTCTCTCAGCAAATGAACAAAAAGGCATAAAGGGCGAAATCAACGCACTAAGAAATGCTATGAATGATAGCGTAAAAGAGGCTAAATTTAACGGTAAAAACGTATTTGATGCTGAGCTTGGATTTTTTACAGGCGAGAGTACAAAAAATATAAATTTGGGCACAAATGCTCTTTTAAATGTCAAAGATGACGGCTCAAATACAGGCGAAATTTTAAAAAATATAAATTCACTTCGCTCAGAGATCGGATCAACGCAAAATGCTGTATTTAGAGGTATAAATGCTCTAGCTGCAAGAAGTGTGGCGAATGCTAATAGTGTAGAAAATCTTGATAGTAGCGACATCGCAAAGAGCTTGGAAGAAAATTTACGAGCAAATTTAAAGCTACATGCTGCGAGCTTAGTCAAAGCTCATGACACTACGAGCTTAGCTACAAAACTAGATAAACTTCTAGCTGAATAA